From one Lycium ferocissimum isolate CSIRO_LF1 chromosome 7, AGI_CSIRO_Lferr_CH_V1, whole genome shotgun sequence genomic stretch:
- the LOC132064239 gene encoding long chain acyl-CoA synthetase 6, peroxisomal-like, with amino-acid sequence MELSVERRLKAIQSHLVPVTDDASLSLIRSNPTAGEFFQGQGFSVVLPEKLHTGKWNVYRSARSPLKLVSRFPDHPEIATLHDNFEHAVQTYQDYKYLGSRIRIDGTIGEYKWMTYGEAGTARTAIGSGLHYYGLQPGARVGLYFINRPEWMIVDHACSAYSYTSVPLYDTLGPDAVKYIVNHADVRAIFCVPTTLNTLLTFLSEIPSVRLIVVVGGIDEHLPSLPSTTGMKLLSYTRLLSEGRSSMQPFCPPRPEDIATICYTSGTTGTPKGVVLSHANLVASVAGMTLSIKFYPSDIYISYLPLAHIYERANQITSVYYGVAVGFYQGDNLKLMDDLVTLRPTIFSSVPRLYNRIYAGITNAVQTSGVLKQKLFNAAYNSKKQALMNGRKPSPMWDRLVFNKIKDKLGGRVRLMTSGASPLSPDVMEFLRVCFGCLVMEGYGMTETSCVISSMDDSDNSVGHVGSPNPACEIKLVDVPEMSYTSEDQPHPRGEICVRGPIIFEGYYKDEVQTKEVIDEDGWLHTGDIGLWLPGGRLKIIDRKKNIFKLAQGEYIAPEKIENVYAKCKFIAQCFVYGDSFNSSLVAVVCVEPDVLKEWASSEGIKYEDLGQLCNDPRTRAAVLAEMDAVGREAQLRGFEFVKAVTLIVEPFTIENGLLTPTFKVKRPQAKDYFAKAISDMYNELSKSDPASQKSSL; translated from the exons ATGGAATTATCGGTAGAGCGAAGGTTGAAAGCTATTCAAAGCCATCTTGTTCCGGTCACCGATGACGCATCACTCTCATTGATCCGTTCAAACCCAACTGCCGGTGAATTTTTCCAAG GTCAGGGTTTCAGCGTAGTTCTTCCTGAAAAATTGCACACAGGAAAATGGAATGTGTACAG ATCTGCACGATCTCCTCTGAAGCTTGTTAGTAGATTTCCTGATCATCCTGAAATTGCCACACTGCACGATAACTTTGA ACATGCGGTTCAAACCTATCAGGATTACAAATATTTGGGTTCACGCATTCGGATAGATGGAACTATTGGGGA GTACAAATGGATGACATATGGAGAGGCGGGGACTGCTCGGACTGCAATTGGTTCTGGACTTCATTATTATGGATTACAACCG GGTGCTCGTGTGGGACTTTACTTCATAAATAGGCCTGAGTGGATGATTGTAGACCATGCCTGCTCAGCATATTCATATACTTCGGTCCCTCTATATGACACTCTTG GTCCTGATGCTGTTAAATATATTGTCAATCATGCTGATGTACGAGCCATTTTTTGTGTGCCAACTACCTTGAACACG TTGTTGACCTTTTTATCAGAGATTCCGTCTGTGCGTTTGATTGTG GTAGTGGGCGGGATAGATGAGCATCTCCCATCTCTTCCATCTACAACGGGAATGAAGCTCTTATCATATACAAGGCTTCTGAGTGAG GGCCGCAGTAGTATGCAACCCTTTTGCCCTCCTAGGCCTGAAGATATTGCTACCATATGCTATACAAGCGGTACTACGGGGACACCAAAG GGTGTCGTATTATCCCATGCAAACCTGGTAGCAAGTGTTGCAGGCATGACCCTTTCAATCAAGTTTTATCCATCTGACAT ATACATATCCTATCTTCCCCTGGCGCACATCTATGAACGTGCCAACCAAATTACATCGGTATATTATGGTGTTGCCGTTGGATTCTACCAGGGG GACAATCTGAAATTGATGGATGATTTGGTGACACTTAGACCTACAATATTTAGCAGTGTTCCTCGTCTTTACAACAGGATATATGCTGG GATCACAAATGCTGTACAAACTTCTGGTGTACTGAAGCAGAAACTATTTAATGCCGCCTACAACTCCAAGAAGCAAGCTTTGATGAATG GTAGAAAGCCATCACCAATGTGGGATAGATTGGTGttcaacaaaataaaggacAAACTGGGGGGGCGAGTTCGTCTTATGACCTCAGGTGCCTCACCATTGTCCCCTGATGTGATGGAGTTCTTGAGAGT ATGTTTTGGCTGTCTAGTAATGGAAGGGTATGGCATGACTGAGACTTCATGTGTCATAAGCTCAATGGACGACAGTGATAACTCAGTTGGTCATGTTGGTTCTCCGAATCCTGCATGTG AGATAAAGCTCGTGGATGTTCCCGAAATGAGTTACACATCAGAGGATCAGCCTCATCCTCGAGGAGAGATTTGTGTTAGAGGTCCTATTATTTTTGAAGGCTATTACAAAGATGAAGTGCAGAC GAAGGAGGTAATTGATGAGGATGGTTGGCTGCATACTGGTGATATCGGATTATGGTTACCAGGAGGCCGCTTGAAGATTATTGACAG GAAGAAGAATATCTTCAAGTTGGCACAGGGTGAATACATAGCTCCTGAGAAAATTGAGAATGTTTATGCTAAATGCAAATTTATTGCACAATGCTTTGTCTATG GTGATAGCTTTAATTCCTCTTTAGTAGCAGTCGTTTGTGTAGAGCCAGATGTCTTGAAGGAATGGGCATCATCTGAGGGAATCAAG TATGAAGATTTGGGACAACTATGCAATGATCCAAGAACAAGGGCTGCGGTTCTTGCTGAGATGGATGCAGTCGGAAGGGAAGCTCAG TTGAGAGGATTCGAATTTGTAAAAGCTGTAACATTGATTGTCGAGCCTTTCACAATCGAAAATGGTCTTCTCACTCCCACATTCAAG GTCAAGAGACCGCAAGCAAAGGATTATTTCGCCAAAGCAATATCTGATATGTATAATGAGCTTTCTAAATCAGATCCAGCATCCCAGAAATCATCACTATGA
- the LOC132064242 gene encoding protein AUXIN RESPONSE 4, with the protein MAIIAEEPDSPTPVKKQQKPLKPTSKPPQSTTPKPTKTTTTNPFHFWFYFTISVSLITLIFMILTSLYPQDPKTWFLSLPFNLRQHYSKGRNVKVQTTPNQPQIEVFAIQEGPSKSSDHVLIVHGLGCSSFAFQKVVNFLGVRGVHTVAIDLPGSGFSDKTVVVEEEYVDDGVVRRFKDMYNEIQEKGVFWGFDQLVEQGYVNYEENKIRVSKRNVVKAVDLGPEEIGKVLGQVIDTMGLSPVDLVLHDSALGLSANWISENRGFFRSVVVLDGAPSGRALPLWVLEMPVVRDVVLGFGFAFRRLIGKCCSRSVGSLEAEGHRILLKGRDGRKAVVGMGKNLNCSFDLNEWAALDGVKGLPMQVIWSDAWSKEWTEEGRQVADSIPQAKFVSHSGGRWPQEHNSEEIAESIYQFVSSLPKSVKQTEEEPVPEHVQKMFDEAQSGDHHHHHHDGHDEHGHGHAHAGYMDAYGLGQGWAM; encoded by the exons ATGGCAATCATAGCTGAAGAACCAGACTCACCAACTCCAGTAAAGAAACAACAAAAACCCCTTAAACCCACTTCAAAACCTCCTCAATCAACAACCCCAAAACccaccaaaacaacaacaacaaacccctTTCATTTTTGGTTCTATTTCACTATTTCAGTATCTCTTATAAccctcatattcatgattctcACTTCTTTATACCCACAAGATCCTAAAACATGGTTCCTTAGCTTGCCCTTTAATCTAAGGCAACACTACTCTAAAGGTAGAAATGTCAAAGTTCAAACTACTCCTAATCAGCCACAAATTGAAGTTTTTGCTATTCAAGAAGGACCATCAAAGTCTTCTGATCATGTACTTATTGTACATGGACTAGGTTGTAGTTCTTTTGCTTTTCAAAAAGTTGTCAACTTTTTGGGTGTTAGAGGTGTTCATACTGTTGCTATTGATCTACCTGGTTCCGGTTTTTCGGATAAGACCGTAGTTGTTGAGGAAGAGTATGTGGATGATGGGGTTGTAAGGAGGTTTAAGGATATGTAtaatgaaattcaagaaaagggtGTTTTTTGGGGGTTTGATCAGCTTGTTGAGCAGGGATATGTGAACTATGAGGAAAACAAAATCAGGGTTTCGAAAAGAAATGTCGTTAAGGCTGTTGATTTGGGTCCTGAAGAGATTGGAAAGGTGTTAGGACAAGTGATTGATACAATGGGGTTGTCGCCTGTGGATTTGGTTTTGCATGATTCTGCATTGGGTCTGAGTGCTAATTGGATTTCGGAGAACCGGGGATTTTTTAGAAGTGTGGTGGTTCTAGATGGTGCGCCGAGTGGAAGAGCATTGCCTTTATGGGTGTTGGAAATGCCAGTGGTTAGGGATGTTGTTTTGGGATTTGGATTTGCTTTTAGGAGACTAATTGGAAAGTGCTGTTCGAGATCGGTTGGTAGCTTGGAGGCTGAGGGTCATAGGATTCTTTTGAAGGGAAGGGATGGAAGAAAAGCTGTTGTAGGGATGGGGAAGAACCTGAATTGTAGTTTTGATTTGAATGAATGGGCTGCTTTAGATGGGGTGAAAGGGCTACCAATGCAAGTAATTTGGTCTGATGCCTGGTCCAAAGAGTGGACCGAGGAGGGACGACAAGTTGCTGATTCAATCCCACAGGCGAAATTTGTCTCTCATTCCGGTGGGAGATGGCCCCAG GAGCATAATTCTGAGGAGATAGCTGAAAGTATCTATCAATTTGTTTCCTCCTTGCCGAAGTCTGTGAAACAAACTGAAGAAGAACCTGTACCTGAACATGTCCAGAAAATGTTTGATGAAGCGCAGAGTGGTGATCACCACCATCACCACCACGACGGTCATGATGAGCATGGCCATGGACATGCTCATGCTGGATATATGGATGCATATGGGCTTGGTCAGGGGTGGGCCATGTGA
- the LOC132064240 gene encoding aminopeptidase P2, whose protein sequence is MDSLAASTTMLSCSSKLHHHHPRSFRFLSFSLPIFHKLGIGPRFLSRSPNHSILTVRSSSSITAKPSWEFQKKGNDHEEDNKLRAIREIFTRPGVNVDAYIIPSQDAHQSEFIAECYMRRTYISGFTGSAGTAVVTKDKAALWTDGRYFLQAEKQLNSSWDLMRAGNLGVPTPSQWLNTVLAPGCRIGIDPFLFSSDAAKEFKEDISKANHELVLLYDFNLVDEIWKESRPKPPQEPIRLHDLKYAGVDVSSKLSVLRSELRNAGASAIVISMLDEIAWLLNLRGNDVPHSPVMYAYLVVEIDGAKLFVDDTKVTPEVMAHLENAGIEVRAYESILSEIESLAAKGANLWLDTSSVNAAIVNAYESACYKYPWNSATKSREKRTANLDSNGQSGGPCAVYRSSPVSLSKAVKNDAELEGMRNCHLRDAAALAQFWAWLEDEIQRDVTPTEVEVADKLLEFRSHQDGFLDTSFDTISGSGANGAIIHYRAESDSCSTVDGKKLFLLDSGGQYIDGTTDITRTVHFGEPSARERECFTRVLQGHIALDQAVFPENTPGFLLDAFARSSLWKVGLDYRHGTGHGVGAALNVHEGPHSISFRFGNMTPLLRGMIVSNEPGYYEDHAFGIRIENLLYVKEVDTPNRFGGIGYLGFEKLTFVPIQTKLVDMSLLSDAEVDWLNSYHLQVWEKVSPLLDGSARQWLWNNTQPLTKL, encoded by the exons ATGGATTCACTGGCAGCTTCTACCACAATGCTCAGTTGTTCTTCCAAACTCCACCATCACCACCCTCGAAGTTTCCGTTTCCTCTCTTTCTCCCTCCCCATTTTCCACAAACTCGGAATTGGTCCCAGGTTTCTCTCAAGATCTCCAAATCACTCCATTCTTACTGTCCGAAGCTCAAGTTCCATCACTGCTAAACCCTCATGGGAATTTCAGAAAAAGGGTAACGACCATGAAGAGGATAACAAGCTTCGTGCTATTCGTGAGATCTTTACTAGGCCTGGTGTTAATGTTGATGCTTATATTATTCCTTCCCAAGATGCCCATCag AGTGAGTTCATTGCTGAATGTTATATGCGAAGAACCTATATATCCGGATTTACGGGAAGTGCAGGCACTGCAGTTGTAACCAAAGATAAAGCAGCCTTATGGACAGATGGGCGATACTTTTTACAG GCTGAGAAGCAGTTGAACTCTAGTTGGGATCTCATGAGAGCTGGTAACTTGGGTGTGCCTACTCCTAGTCAGTGGCTTAATACTGTCCTAGCACCTGGTTGCAGGATCGGTATAGATCCT TTTCTTTTTTCATCTGATGCTGCAAAAGAATTCAAAGAGGACATTTCTAAAGCGAACCATGAGTTGGTCTTATTGTATGATTTCAACCTTGTAGATGAAATTTGGAAGGAGTCGAGGCCAAAGCCTCCACAGGAACCAATTAGATTGCATGACCTAAAATATGCTGGTGTAGATGTGTCGTCAAAGCTTTCAGTCTTGAGATCTGAACTAAGAAATGCTGGTGCATCGGCAATTGTTATCTCCATGCTTGACGAAATTGCGTGGCTATTGAACTTG AGAGGTAATGATGTCCCACATTCACCAGTCATGTACGCATATTTAGTTGTGGAGATAGATGGAGCAAAATTGTTCGTCGATGATACTAAAGTAACACCTGAAGTTATGGCGCACTTGGAAAATGCTGGCATAGAAGTGAGAGCATATGAGTCCATTCTTTCTGAAATTGAAAG TTTGGCAGCAAAAGGGGCAAATCTTTGGTTGGACACTTCATCAGTCAATGCTGCTATTGTAAATGCATATGAATCAGCTTGTTACAAATATCCTTGGAATTCTGCAACTAAAAGCAGGGAGAAGAGGACTGCCAACCTTGATTCGAATGGTCAATCTGGGGGACCATGTGCAGTATATAGGAGTTCTCCTGTCTCTCTGAGTAAAGCTGTCAAAAATGATGCTGAGTTAGAAGGGATGCGGAACTGCCATCTAAG GGATGCGGCTGCATTAGCTCAATTTTGGGCTTGGCTGGAGGATGAAATCCAAAGGGATGTCACTCCGACAGAGGTAGAAGTTGCAgacaaacttcttgaatttcgcTCACACCAAGATGGCTTTCTTGATACAAGCTTCGACACAATAAGTG GTTCGGGTGCCAATGGTGCTATAATTCATTACAGGGCAGAGTCGGATAGTTGTAGCACTGTGGATGGGAAGAAACTCTTCCTCTTAGACAGTGGAGGCCAATATATTGATGGAACGACTGACATTACTAGGACAGTGCATTTTGGTGAACCATCTGCAAGAGAAAGAGAATGTTTCACCCGAGTACTACAG GGTCACATAGCACTTGACCAAGCAGTTTTCCCTGAGAATACCCCTGGTTTCTTGTTGGATGCATTTGCACGGTCTTCCTTATGGAAGGTTGGCCTTGATTACCGGCATG GAACTGGGCACGGTGTGGGAGCTGCACTAAATGTTCATGAAGGCCCACATAGCATTAGTTTCCGCTTTGGAAATATGACTCCTTTGTTGAGAGGCATGATTGTCAGCAATGAACCAGGTTACTATGAAGACCATGCTTTTGGTATTCGAATTGAG AATCTTCTTTACGTTAAAGAAGTAGATACACCGAATCGTTTTGGAGGAATAGGATATCTGGGATTCGAAAAGCTTACTTTTGTTCCCATACAG ACTAAATTGGTCGACATGTCTTTGCTCTCTGATGCGGAAGTAGATTGGCTTAATAGTTACCATTTGCAAGTTTGGGAGAAG GTTTCACCTCTGCTGGATGGTTCTGCACGTCAATGGCTTTGGAACAACACACAGCCTCTAACAAAGCTGTAA